The following coding sequences are from one Epilithonimonas vandammei window:
- a CDS encoding PA0069 family radical SAM protein, giving the protein MSDLIPKGQGAQRNVINPFDRYTFEPEDYELDKIKTQVTEVFPKTIINVLKSPDLAMDYSMNPYQGCEHGCSYCFARPTHEFWGYSAGVDFERKLMVKKNAPELLEKTFQKKSYIPKPIMLSGNTDCYQPIERQFEITRKLLQVCLDYRHPVSIITKNALILRDLDILEKMAEKNLISVNMSIPTLNEDLRRVMEPRTSTAKNKLKAIEVLSEKNIPVNVMIAPVIPALTSDESLSIMKSVSEAGAKSCGYTLVRLNDTVEPVFVQWLEAHFPDRKDKVLNLIRSMRGGNLGEKRFFQRYQGEGNIAEMIHKTFEIGKKKFFNNPERAILTTEHFTGSRTQQLRLF; this is encoded by the coding sequence ATGTCAGATTTAATTCCAAAAGGTCAAGGTGCGCAACGCAACGTCATCAACCCGTTCGACAGATATACTTTCGAGCCGGAAGATTATGAATTGGACAAAATTAAGACGCAGGTTACAGAAGTTTTTCCAAAGACGATTATCAATGTTTTGAAAAGTCCGGATTTGGCAATGGATTATTCTATGAATCCCTATCAAGGTTGCGAACACGGTTGTTCCTATTGTTTTGCGCGACCAACTCACGAATTTTGGGGTTACAGCGCAGGCGTTGATTTTGAAAGAAAATTAATGGTCAAGAAAAATGCGCCGGAACTTCTGGAAAAAACATTTCAAAAGAAATCTTACATTCCAAAACCAATTATGCTTTCCGGAAATACAGATTGCTATCAACCGATTGAAAGACAGTTTGAAATTACCAGAAAACTCCTTCAAGTTTGTCTCGATTACAGACATCCGGTTTCCATCATCACCAAAAACGCATTGATTCTGAGAGATTTGGATATCCTAGAAAAAATGGCAGAGAAAAATCTGATTTCTGTCAATATGAGTATTCCAACTTTGAATGAAGATTTAAGACGAGTTATGGAACCCAGAACTTCGACAGCTAAGAATAAACTGAAAGCGATTGAAGTTTTATCTGAGAAAAATATTCCTGTGAATGTGATGATAGCGCCCGTGATTCCGGCTTTGACAAGTGACGAAAGTTTATCTATTATGAAATCTGTTTCCGAAGCCGGTGCAAAAAGTTGCGGTTACACTTTGGTAAGACTAAATGACACTGTTGAACCCGTTTTCGTTCAATGGTTGGAAGCGCATTTCCCAGACAGAAAAGACAAAGTTCTGAATCTCATCCGCTCCATGCGTGGCGGAAATCTTGGTGAAAAACGATTTTTCCAACGTTACCAAGGCGAAGGAAACATCGCAGAAATGATTCATAAAACTTTTGAAATCGGGAAGAAAAAGTTTTTCAATAACCCAGAAAGAGCAATTTTGACAACCGAGCATTTTACAGGAAGCAGAACGCAACAATTGCGATTGTTTTAG
- the menD gene encoding 2-succinyl-5-enolpyruvyl-6-hydroxy-3-cyclohexene-1-carboxylic-acid synthase has protein sequence MKQYSAKRSIQILAHILEQYGIDKIIISPGSRNAPLAIHFSEIDAFQCYSIVDERAAAFVGLGMSKSIKKPVAITCTSGSAATNYYPAVVEAFYQNVPLLVLTADRPADFVDIFDGQTIRQKNIFQQHSYGDFELLEDEKDDADDYNFETIKKAVELCIEKSGPVHINIPLTEPLYNLLEELPVMPAVEKTIQKKNYEIPSHLVADWHTSKRIMILAGTLSPNPELEAQLSQLVKNHTVVVLTEMNSNLQHNKFFAHIDRYITDFTEEDYHTYAPDLLITIGQNVVSKRVKQFLRKAKPKQHWHIDEYWQPDTYYVLSQKIETKPEVFFSKLLKSINLEPRAYFNLWDVLKDKKDAKHEEYLNKAPFSDFYLFKQLSNQIPANYRVHFSNSSAIRYAQLFDYQKYDVYCNRGTSGIDGCTSTAMGFAMMEDEPTILITGDLSFFYDINGLWNQYIPPYTRIVIFNNGEGNIFKIIPGPSGTNALDEFIATQHHRNAELLAKNFGFDYTRVEDEISLDRVLLNYFKPDSKPKILEVMTSECNNADILKQYFESLK, from the coding sequence ATGAAGCAATATTCCGCAAAACGCAGCATCCAAATTCTCGCACATATTCTTGAACAATACGGCATCGATAAAATCATCATTTCTCCAGGTTCCAGAAATGCACCTTTGGCGATTCATTTTTCTGAGATTGATGCGTTCCAATGCTACAGTATTGTGGACGAAAGAGCTGCCGCATTTGTAGGTTTAGGAATGTCAAAATCGATTAAAAAACCCGTTGCAATTACTTGCACAAGCGGTTCTGCGGCTACCAATTATTATCCGGCTGTTGTGGAAGCATTTTACCAGAATGTGCCGCTTTTGGTTTTAACAGCAGATAGACCTGCAGATTTTGTTGATATTTTTGACGGACAAACGATTCGTCAGAAGAATATTTTCCAGCAACATTCTTACGGCGATTTCGAACTGTTGGAAGACGAAAAAGATGACGCTGATGATTACAATTTTGAAACCATCAAAAAAGCAGTTGAACTGTGCATCGAAAAAAGCGGTCCGGTTCACATCAATATTCCTCTGACAGAACCACTTTACAATCTGCTGGAAGAATTGCCTGTGATGCCTGCTGTTGAGAAAACGATTCAGAAAAAGAATTATGAGATTCCGTCTCATCTGGTTGCTGATTGGCATACTTCGAAAAGAATTATGATTTTGGCTGGAACATTATCCCCAAATCCGGAATTGGAAGCTCAACTCTCACAATTGGTTAAAAATCACACGGTTGTTGTTTTAACGGAAATGAATTCCAATCTTCAGCATAATAAATTTTTTGCTCATATCGACCGATATATTACAGATTTTACTGAAGAAGATTATCATACTTATGCACCTGATTTACTGATTACAATAGGTCAAAACGTCGTTTCCAAAAGAGTAAAGCAATTCCTAAGAAAAGCAAAACCAAAGCAACATTGGCATATTGATGAATATTGGCAGCCAGATACTTATTACGTTTTAAGTCAAAAGATTGAAACAAAACCAGAAGTTTTCTTTTCCAAATTATTGAAATCTATCAATCTGGAACCAAGAGCCTATTTCAATCTTTGGGATGTTTTGAAAGATAAAAAAGACGCCAAGCACGAAGAATATCTGAACAAAGCACCTTTTTCGGATTTCTATCTTTTTAAACAATTATCGAATCAAATTCCTGCAAATTATAGAGTACATTTTTCTAATTCTTCGGCAATCCGATACGCACAATTATTTGATTATCAGAAATATGACGTGTATTGCAACCGCGGAACCAGCGGAATCGACGGTTGTACTTCTACGGCAATGGGGTTTGCAATGATGGAAGATGAACCAACAATTTTGATTACCGGCGATCTGTCGTTTTTCTATGATATCAATGGACTTTGGAATCAGTACATCCCGCCTTACACGAGAATTGTGATTTTCAATAATGGCGAAGGCAACATTTTCAAAATCATTCCTGGGCCAAGTGGAACTAATGCTTTGGACGAATTCATTGCAACGCAACATCACAGAAATGCAGAATTATTGGCAAAGAATTTTGGATTCGACTATACACGAGTTGAAGACGAAATCTCTCTCGACCGCGTTTTACTAAATTATTTCAAGCCGGATTCTAAACCGAAAATTTTGGAGGTAATGACTTCGGAATGTAATAATGCGGATATTTTGAAACAGTATTTTGAATCTTTAAAGTAA